In Heliangelus exortis chromosome 12, bHelExo1.hap1, whole genome shotgun sequence, the genomic stretch GCTGCTGGTCCTGTGTGTCCCCTGATGCCACTCTGCCCTCTGCAGCTGGCTACCGGGGCCTGGACCTGGAGAACAACACCATTGGGATCCTGGTGAGCACAGCTGTGGAGCTCAGCATTGGGGGCAAGACACTGAAGCCAGCAGGTAGGCAGGGGGCTGGGTGGTCTGTCACCAGGCTGGGGGGTCCCCTTGTCATCCCCTCTGAGACAGAGCTGACCCTGTCTCCCCACTACCCCAGTGGTGGGGGTGAAGTTGGACTTGGAGGCCTGGGCTGAGAAGTTCAAAGTGCTGGCAAGCAACCGGACAGACCGTGACCAACTGGGAGCCCGTCGGGTACGTCCCCCATGGCACTGGCATGGCATGGAGAcagaacagggacagggagggagctctgctgggtgGGGATATGGCTGGAGAGTGCTTCCAGGGCACAGTGCCCATGGCTCTACTGGGCTTGTACCTCCACCCTGATTGGGGcacccatccccatcccctggggTCATCACCCTGCATGTCCTCTCCTGGCCCAGAGGACAGCTCTGGGCAGTAGGAATGTCCTGCTgacctctccctctgccctggtTTGCCTGACAGTGCGACCCCTCCACCAGCTGCGAGATGGACTGTGAGGCCAACAATAAGGTGGGtggtgggcaggggggggagCAGCGGGGCACAGCAGTCAGGGGGTGGCTGTGAGGGCTCCTCGTCCTCTGCCCACCCAGCTGGAGCTGTCTGGTTGAATGTCCCCACCTTGTCCCCTTGCTGCTTCCAGGGCTTGGTCAGCCCCCAATCCCCCTTACAGGGACAGTGCCCCTGGGGTTGCCCCCTGGACTGTGGACCCTCCCCAAGGGGGCTGGTAAACCCCCCAGGGTGGGTGGTGgttcctgctccctgcacccGACACAAGTGCTCCTGACAACAAGACGCCCCTGAGCAGCCCCCCAGGCTTGGGAGCGTTGTGCTGGCCCCCCTGCCTGACCCCCCACCCTGCCTGTCCTTGCTTTGCCCTGGGCATGGCCACAGAGTGGGTGACActgccctccttccccaggaccTCATCTGCGTCCTTATCGACGATGGGGGCTTCCTGGTGCTTTCCAACCAAGAGGACCACTGGTACCAGGTGAGCGGTGCCTGTGTGACAGCTCTCGGGGTGGGATGCCAGTGGGGAGCTGAGACCTCTGAGCTCATGTCACCTGTGGTGTGACACAGCCCACACTAGAGTCCCTGCCAGGGGAGAGCCCCGGGCAAGGTGTTGTTTGAGTGCAGACTTCatgtccccatcccaggtgGGCAAGTTCTTCAGCGAGGTGGATGCCAACCTGATGTCTGCCCTCTACAACAACTCCTTCTACACCCGCAAGGAGTCCTATGACTTCCAGTCCGTCTGTGCCCCCGAGGCCCAGAGCAACACGGGGGCTGCGCCCCGCGGCGTCTTCGTGGTGAGCATCCACGGGGATGGTGGCTTCCAGGTGGTCCGGGAGCTTGGGGACCCACAGGGTTGTCCCCATGTACCCCTGAGATGGACCCGCTGGCTCACCGCCCCCCTCTTTGCCCACAGCCCACTGTGGCTGATCTCCTGAACCTCGCCTGGTGGAcctcagctgcagcctggtgAGACCCACTGCATCCCCTCCTGGGGGACATTTATGTTGAGGGGTGACACCAGCATGTCCCTagggctgggacagctgacGTGGCCATATTCTCCTTCCCCAGGTCCCTTTTCCAGCAGTTCCTATATGGCCTTACCTACAGCAGCTGGTTCCAGACGGGTGAGTCCCTGGGtagcctgggctggggggtgggcaggggaggtaggggggtgacaggaggtctgtgtcccctgtcccaCCTCACTGTGCTGGCacagaggaggtggcaggggacGGCATGGAGGCCAGGGAGACAAGCTGCATCATGAAGCAGACACAGTACTACTTCAGCACGGTCAACGCCACCTACAATGCCATCATTGACTGTGGCAACTGCTCCAGGTAGGTCTGGGCAGGGTTGGGGACACCCCTGAGGCTGCCTTTGCCAGGACCCCATGCAGCCACCTTCCTGGGAGATGCCTGCAGTGCCCAGACAGGGTGGGCAGACTGCAATGTTAGTGTCCCTGTGGGCTGTGGGATGACAGTGATGTCCCCAGCACTTCTCCAGGTGGGACCGAGCCCTGCAAGCACATTGGTGCTggttccctgggcagccccttggCACGGGGATTGGGTTGGACATCGGAACAGGGATGGGGTTGGAAATGGGGAtgagaggggatggggatggagataGGGATGGGAACAGGGATGGAAATGCCCCATCAGCTCAGCCTCCCCAAAGCCACCTGCTGTCGAAAGTGGCactgggggttgggggggaggaAAACAGGGCACGGGGTGATCAGGGTCCCTGCTGCCATTGCACCCCCAGGCTCTTCCACGCCCAGAGGCTGGCCAACACCAACCTCCTCTTCGTGGTGGCTGACAAGCCCCTCTGCAGCCAGTGTGAGTCTGtcaagctgctgcaggcagaggtaAGAGGTATCCTTTGGTGGCCCAAGCCATGTCCCCCCCAGGATGGGGTGGCAGAGGGTTGGGGGGATGGGGGATTGTgaagctgggagctgcaggggtgGAGGGAGGTGGCCTGCTGCCAGAGGGGCTTGGGGTGGCCGTGGGGCACTCCACAGGCCCCTGTTGCCCTGTCCCTGGTGGTTTCCTTGACCTGCAAAGCCCCCCCGAGGGACCCCAACCAGTGTGAGCTGGTGGACAGGCCCCGGTACCGGAAAGGCCCCCACATCTGCTTCGACTACAATGCAACAGTATGTGGGGTACAGAGGGGCAcaggggggggagcagagctgtggggggGCCCTGGGCAGCAGGAAAGTCTTCCTGGGGGTGGGCCTGGGGCAGTGGGTGCCCCTGGAGAGGGGGGCAGAGCCATGGAGGATCATCAGAGGGGGATTGTAGGGGTGGTTGCCCCTCTTACGGGGGAATAGAGCTATGGGATGACCTTGGGGGAGCAATGCCATGGAGTGTGCCtttggggggagcagagccataGGACCTGGGGGGTTAGGAGATCCTTGGAGTTCTTCCCAGGAAGGTCAGAGCCATTGAGAGCAATATTGTGGGGTGACCTCCTGGGGGGGAATAGAGCTGTGGTGGTCCCGAGGGGAGCAACACCATCCCAGGGGCTGTGCCGGGGAGTCCCAAAGGGAGCATCACCatggggtgtccccaggggcaCTGCCACGGGGCAGGAGGCACAGCGGGGTGTCCCGGGTGCCCCTGCCAGGGCAATGGGATGCAGAGGCACCACGGGAGATGCTCCACAGCCCTTCTCcctttgtccccccccccccaggaagATACCTCAGACTGTGGCCGAGGGGCTTCCTTCGCCCCCTCCCTGGGggtcctgctctccctgcagctgctgctcctctacTCCAGCTCCAGCCGGCACCCGCTGCCCCCGGCCGCCTGCCTTTAGCCCCCCCGGCCGTCCCCGCcagctctcttttctttcaagctccatctccatctccctccCCGGCCCGGTGGAGCGGGAGCGACGTCCCTTCCTCTGCCATCCCGGGGACCCCCGGCCATGCCGCAGCCAAAGAAGAGTCGGGGTGCGGGCAGGGGCTCCCCGGCAGAGCGGGGGCCGGGCTGGTGCCCTCCCGGCCGCTGGGACTCGGAAAGCGGCGTCGGTGCCCGCCacacccccatccccaccccacaTCCACCTCGCCTATTTTTTTAGCCTGAAGATTTTAATCCAGATCTTTCTACATCGAGTTTCCAACATTTTTCACCTGGAGAACGGCGGTGTTTATTGTCAGCAATGAGGACacgtggggaaaaaaatagaaaagaaaaaaaaaaaaaaaaaaaaaaagaagaaagaaaaaaaaaaaaaagggggcgggggagaaaaacaaaggggaaaaaaaaaaaaaaaaggacttgaCTGTGCGGGTCAGTATTATTTGTTCCAGTGGGTACCAGCCCCCCGGGTGTGCGTGGCAgacctgcagcatccctgggggcTCAGGGGGCTGCGGGCAGGGGTGAGGTGGGGGCAGGCAGCACCGGGGCAGGATGGAGCCCCCGTCGCTGCTCTGGGCTCAGCCGCTCTCCTGAGTTCTTGGGCACAGATATCggtgggggaaaaggaggggaggagaagaaaaaaaaaaaagaaaaaaaaaaaaaaaaaaaagaaaaagtgtattttgtttcttttccgTTCTGCAGATCACTGTGAAATCCTGCCcgctccccagccctccctgcccctcagcctccctgcCAAAGAAACCGTGCTGGCCAGAGGGACGTGTGGCCTGTCCCCACATGGGCTGTGCCATGTGTCCCTCACGTCCCCCGCAGCAGGTGCCACGTGTCCCCACAAGGGATGTGCCAGGCCGTCCCTCGGGGCTCCGGCgtgggggctgcaggcagcgGTGGGGGGGAACTGCCCCCCCAGGCACTGGCTGCGGGCACACAGATTTGGGGTACCCCGAGGTGCTGAGGATCACACCGGGACACTGGGGTGGGGGTGccatcccccccccagccaaAACGCTGGATGCCAAGGAGGGAACCGAGTGGCACCTGCACCCCAACAGCCCAGCTGGGAGAGGTGCCACGGGTGCAGGTGCCCATCCATGATACCCTGGGGGGGCCTTcccgccctccccccccctccccgatGCCCCCCACTGCTCCCGGCAGTGCCggggtccctgcccaggcaggcagccccagggacCCTCACCCCCCTGGGGCACCCTGCTCAGGGCCACCCCATCCAACAGGGCCCGGGGAGCCCCCTCGGCGTGGCCACCCCGCGGGGTGGCTGGGGAGGGCGCCAGGCACTAATTAGTGCTGGGGTTAATTAATGGTCATTCTGCTTGTAGCTTTTTCAGTGTGTGTTTGGTTACTGTCTCTGGGAACCGTGTTTGAACAGATGGCTCTGTGTTACCGGGAGTGTGTGTACCTCTGTAGTCTAGTTAGGTGCTCTGCCAGAAACCCACCACTATACATAcctataaatatatacatatatagtcTATTTTAAGTTAAAAACCAATGAGATGATGGGGCAGCGTGGCTCTGGGTCTCCCCATCCTGCCGGGGACACGTCCTGCCAcgttcccccccccctcccctggaAAGCTTCTCTCTGCTCATTCAAAGGCGTTGGGtttttaattgattttctttaatttatttttaatttctttgggtttaatttttttttttttttttttttttttttttgtacagaagagttggaaaacaaaaaaaaaaaaaaaaaagcaacaacaaaaaagacaatTTGTAAGATATCGTGcgtgtgactccttgtaaaatattttcaaatggtTTATTACAGAGACTCAGTTATTAAATAATGTTCATATTTTCACTTCACAGGCGGTGGCTGCGTCATTCCCGGGGATGTGGGCAGGGCCGGGGGGAGGGCGGGCAGGACATTGGGGTGTTCCCTGCTGCCTTCACCCTGCCCGCACCTCTGCCGAGAGGCTGATGGGCAGGGATGCGGGTAGCGATTCACCGGcatggggagaggaaggggcaggggTAGAGGCAGGGGCACAGGCAGGGGTAAGAGGCAGGGGCACAGGCAGGGGCACAGGCAGGGGCACAGGCAGGGGTAAGAGGCAGGGGCACAGGCAGAGCTCCATGCACAGCCTCCCCCAGGCTGTACAGGAGGGGCTGTGGGTCAGCAGGGACTCAGCCCCCCCCCGTGAAGGCTCTCCAAGCTCCTCCGATCCCTGTGTCCCCTCAGGACTCTGTCCCCCCCGTCCTCGTTTCCACACCCTCCCTATCGTGTCTGTGTCCCCACATCCATGTCCCGTGGGATCCATGTCCCCGAGTGTCCCCCCCACCCATGCCCAGCCCACTTGTCCACACTGCCCCCCACCAAGGTTTGTGCCTCTCCCCGTGTCCAGGTCCCCATAACTGCCCCCCCATACCTGTGTTCCCCACGCCTTTCCCGCCTCTGTGTTCCCGTGCCCCCCCCCAGTGGCGGGCAGTGCCACCTGGACTACAACTCCCGGCATGCCCCGCGGCGGCACCCGCCCTCCCCGCCCCGGGGCCCTCCCGGCGCGGCCCGGCGCATGCGCGGATCCGCTGTTTGTCCGCGCCCGGCCTGGCCCAGCAGCGGGGCCCAGCGCGGCCTGGCCTGCGGCGGAGCGGGCCCCGGCGGGGGGTGGGCCGGGCGCTGTAGCCCCCGCGGGGCAGCCCCGTCCCGCCGGCGGGGCCGAAGATGCGGCGGTACCTGCCGGTGGCCCGGCAGCACTTCTTGGCGGCGTTGGCCGGCACCAGCGTGGTGGTGAAGGCGCTGAGCGCCGCCGTCGTGCTGCTCTACCTGGTCTCCTTCGGCCTGGACACGGCCTACGGTTTGGGCGTGACCCCCGGCTACCTCCTGCCCCCCAACTTCTGGGTCTGGACGCTGGTGACGCAGGGGCTGGTGGAGGAGCGGGCCTGGGGGCTGGTGGCCAGCCTGGCCACGCTGGGGGCGGCCGGCCGGCTGCTGGAGCCCCTCTGGGGAGCCCTGGAGCTCCTGGTCTTCTTCGCGGTGGTGAACGTCTCGGTGGGGCTCCTGGGGGCCCTGGCCTACTTCCTCACCTACGTGGCCACTTTCCACCTCGCCTACCTGTTTGCTGTCCGCATCCACGGCGGGCTGGGCTTCCTCGGCGGAGTCCTGGTGGCCCTCAAGCAGACGATGGGGGACAGCACCGTCCTGAAGGTGCCCCAGGTCAGAATGAAGGCTGTCCCcatgctcctgctcctgcttctgGCTTTACTGCGGCTCGCCGCCCTCGTCGAGAGCAATGTACTGGCCTCGTACGGCTTCgggctcctctccagctgggTTTATCTCCGTTTCTACCAGCGGCACAGTAGAGGCCGCGGAGACATGTCTGACCACTTCGCCTTCGCCACTTTCTTCCCTGAGATCCTGCAGCCCGTAGTGGGTCTGGTGGCCAACCTGGTGCACAGCGTCCTGGTGAAGGTGAAGGTTTGCCGCAAGACAGTCAAACGCTACGACGTGGGCGCCCCCTCCTCCATCACCATCAGCCTGCCGGGGACCGACCCCCAGGACGCCGAGAGGAGAAGGTACCGCTCGTCCCGCGTCTGCGGGGATTGTGTGCACCGGGCAGCCAGGGCCGTGTTTAAAATCTAAAGAGGAGTAGCGGGGACGTTTGGGTGCGGGACGCTAAGGGAGCGGGGGGTGTCATCTCCAGGGGTCTGTGGGGGGGCTGCCCTCCGTGATGGAGAGGCGGGGAGGGGAGTATTTCGTGGGGCTGGTGGGATGGGGTCCCATTCTTCTAAATGCGGTGGAagtgcagaggaggaaggaggagatcCTGGGAGAAGGGGCAGACAGGGTTTGAGGTTAGGGGGACGGTGGCCTTTTGGGGAGGTGCCAGCCCCCCGTACCTGTCATCGTGGGACGGGGAAAGGCGCTGAGTCAGCACCAAACGCCTGGCATTGGCCTCCCCAAGACCCGGCAGGAAGGTCTGGAGGAGGCGCTGGCACTCCGCTTTCCCCCACCCTGTTTTACACCTCTCCTCCCCCGTCTCCGGGGCGGCCCATGTGCCACCTGACAGCCCCGGAGTGCAGCGTGTGTCATCGGAACTGGGTGTCACGCTCAGTCTGGCAGCGGGAGTGGATTTCTGCGGGGCGGTCCCAGGGTTGTCTCTAGCGCTGCCGAATCTTCTCCTGCCGGGAAAAAGCCCCGGGACCAAGCCCCGTGGAGCCCCGCCCGTCAGACCCGGAGCTAACCCGCCTGTCTGCTCTCACCCCGCAGGCAGCTGGCCCTGAAGGCCCTGAACGAGCGGCTGAAGCGTGTGGAGGACCAGTCGGCCTGGCCCAGcatggaggatgaggaggaggaggcgggaGCAAAGGCTGACAGCCCGCTGCTGCCCGATGCCGGTGCGGGGGGGCCGGGTGCCGGCCCGGAATCCAGCCTCATCACCTTCCAGGATGCCCCGTCCCAGCTGTGACCGCCCCCCTCCCCGTCCCGCCTCCGTCGGAGAGCTGCTGACCCCGCCGTGTCCCGGGACGCTCGGGACTCCTCCCACGGCAGAAGCAGGGGGCGGGAGAACTCATTCCAACGCTTCGTTGCCGCTCGCGGTCAGCACCGGGTTCCCAGGACAGTGACACTGCAGCAAGGACGGGggttcctccagctgctccccctGGTGCAGGTTGGGACGTGAACATCGGGTTTTTCCCCCTGGGAGGGGGACGTGGGGCTGATCCCTGccccccccaggctgctgcaccGGCCCAGCCAGGAGCTTCCTCACCTCTTCTCCACGCTGGGGCCTGGCAGGAGCACTCAGTGCTTATTCCCTGTTCCAAAGGTAGTTCTGTCCCTAACTGAGGGAATGGGAGGGCCCGTGGGTTCCTTTTCCGAACCCCTTTCCCTTGTGGagcctcccctgccccagcaggagctCGCCCTGACTGGGGAGAGGTTTgccaggcaggggacaggctgctgctgggcaggagggggctACCAAGCCCCGTTTGGTAGTGGTCCAGCACCACAAGCCCTGGGCAGTGCTTGGGGGGTGTCTCTCTTCTCCCACCCATGGGGAGCCAGTGCTCTTGGCAACTCCTGGGCAATCCGTGTGTCAGATTACACTAGTAgctggaatttatttttagggTGGGGCTCTCATTgctcccccccagcagcaggttTCCTTTTCTGCGGGTAGAATCTGGGCtcccccttctcttttcctctgtgttgatgggcttttttttttttttttttttttttttttttttttaattttgtttgtggATGGAGAGGATGCTTCCTGTGACAGCCTCCTCACAGTTCCTGacacccctcccacccccccaggcagtccccagcccaggctgtaGGCCAATGGTgtcacaattatttttttaaaggaccaCATGAGAAGGTTTTgtcagctggggaaaaaacaaacaaacaaacacttCGTTTATCAATAAAGAGCTCTTTGAAAGAGTTGGCTCCCGCAGCAGGGCAAGGGGCacagagcagcccccaggggctggggagggggtttcTTCCTAGTTGCTCTCAGCAGGTGAGATAAATGCTTTGCAAGCAGGAGGGGGTGAATCTGGGGGGGATATGGGACATCTGCCCACACCCCAAAGGCCTACTGGACAGGAAACAGGACTTGTCACACTGTAGCTGCCTGAAATTTTTATTGAGTAAAAGCTCTGGATACAGAGGAATTTCCCAGCCgggagctgctcccagctctccagccctgcctaGAGCAGGATCCAtgctgaggaggagctgctgcgAGTGCCTGTGAGGGCtggaaggcaggcaggctgctgtgctggcaaAGTGAGGGGGCTCCTTTCTGCCTTCCCAAGGGTTGTGCTGCAGGTTGGCTCGAGAGTTTCCCCCCCAAGTTCTGTTCCCTGAGCCCCTCAGAGCCTTCGCAGGCTGCCcctttccagcccagctctgtaACTGCTCTGTAAAATGGCCCCCACATCCCAACAGGCTGAAGCTTCACTGCCCCAGCCTAAGGGAGAGATTTGTGCGTGGAGCTGGGCACCTGGACCCAAAGCTGTTGGTCAGGGCTGACTGCACTGGTCCCAGAGAGCCCTGCCCCATGGGGACAGGCACCATGGGTGCTGCCACCCCACTTCAGCCCTCCAGTGGCTGAAGCCAAAACCGTGCCCAGCGCCTTCACTGGCCAAGCTGCCTCTGTGGCAGGAGAGGCAGCGTGGTGcccactgcagcctcctgggcGAGCGGGGACTCCCTGCCCTCCTCACCAGGAACACAACAGctctgggtgggaagggaagaggagcaggagtCCTGAGTGAACCCTCTGGTTCCCAGCACCGAGCAccaagctgctgcagggacCAGCAGCTTTACCTGTGCTGGGAAACGTCCCCACCAAAGCAGGCAGGAGGTGGGCAGGTGACACACACCCAAGCCACTCTGTGGGGACGAGACACTACAGACAATCCAGGACTAATGAGAGATGAGTAGGGACAAATCTAGTACCGAGGAGACCCCCAGACCCTCAGTGCTGGCTCCGCTTGCGGTACAGGTAAGCGTTGCTCACCTGGTTCATGATAACCAGGCTGGTGAGAAGGGGACACAGCATGGCAAGGTACCAGGTGACGCTGGTCACCGAGGCGGTGAACCACAGAGAGCACATGCCCAGCATcaggctggcacagcccagcaggtAGCCCACCAACCCCGAGGTGGCGTGGTACAACTTGAGCTTGGCCAGCGTCCAGTTCTTCATCAGCTTGGGGTAGAGCAGCAGCACTCCCCCCGTGCACTGCCCGCCGGTGTACAGCACGGTCAGCAGCCCCGTCAGGCCGTGCCAGGTGACAAAGTGTGCCTTGCCGTTCAGGTGCTTGTTGTAGGTGATGatgcccagccccaggagggcACAGAGGAgggccagcagctgcagggcccAGTGCACCCGCACCTTGACTTTGCGGGAGAAGGAGCGGAGGGGCGAGGTCTCCGGGGAAAACACCAGCAGCGCTTCCGTCATCAGGAACGAGAACTGGGAGACAGGGGGGCAGGGGGTCGGCACCGGTCgcccccctcccctccgccTCCCCGGAGCTCAGCATCCCGCCAGCcgggggggagcagaggggcctCGTTCCCTTGCGCCGGGGGCTCCCCGCCAGCAGAGCCCCTCCCCGGGGTGATCGGGGGGGGTGTCCCGGTAACCGTGGCGGCGGGACTTACCGCGAGGGCCATGAGCAGCGGGTGCCAGGAGAAGAGGCCTGCAAGGGAAGGGCAAGCGCTGAGGTGAGCTGAGGGGAGGCCCGGCCCGCCCCGACCCCCCGGCTTCACCCCGACACTCACTGGATCCGGGCCGCGCCAGCACGGCCACGGCGGTGGGGAAGCCCAGAGCCACGAGATGGGCGGTGGCGCCGGCGGCGGCGCGGAGAGAGCGGTACAGCCGGGACTCGGTCTCGGCCGTCAGGGCCATGGCggcctgggggggggaggatgggggggcCGCCGACACGGCCGCCAACAGAGGCCGGGCCGCGG encodes the following:
- the TMEM115 gene encoding transmembrane protein 115, producing MRRYLPVARQHFLAALAGTSVVVKALSAAVVLLYLVSFGLDTAYGLGVTPGYLLPPNFWVWTLVTQGLVEERAWGLVASLATLGAAGRLLEPLWGALELLVFFAVVNVSVGLLGALAYFLTYVATFHLAYLFAVRIHGGLGFLGGVLVALKQTMGDSTVLKVPQVRMKAVPMLLLLLLALLRLAALVESNVLASYGFGLLSSWVYLRFYQRHSRGRGDMSDHFAFATFFPEILQPVVGLVANLVHSVLVKVKVCRKTVKRYDVGAPSSITISLPGTDPQDAERRRQLALKALNERLKRVEDQSAWPSMEDEEEEAGAKADSPLLPDAGAGGPGAGPESSLITFQDAPSQL
- the CYB561D2 gene encoding transmembrane reductase CYB561D2, producing the protein MALTAETESRLYRSLRAAAGATAHLVALGFPTAVAVLARPGSSLFSWHPLLMALAFSFLMTEALLVFSPETSPLRSFSRKVKVRVHWALQLLALLCALLGLGIITYNKHLNGKAHFVTWHGLTGLLTVLYTGGQCTGGVLLLYPKLMKNWTLAKLKLYHATSGLVGYLLGCASLMLGMCSLWFTASVTSVTWYLAMLCPLLTSLVIMNQVSNAYLYRKRSQH